In the Streptomyces sp. NBC_00193 genome, AAGACGGCCGGGGCCGAGGGGGCGGCGCAGGCCGCGCACGAGACGGGAGCCCGGAAAGTGGTTGCCAAGAAGAGCACCGGCACGGCCAGGAAGACGGCCGCAGCCGCGACCAGCGGGCTGCCCAAGGCGCGGGGCGCGGCGGGCCTGGCGCCCGGCGAGCTCGCCGTACGGCCCGGCGAGGACCCCTGGACCCCGGAGGAGGTCGCCGAGGCGCGGGCCGAGCTGGAGAGCGAGGTGCTGCGGCTGCGGGCCGAGCTCCAGGCCTCCGACGCGGCCATTTCCGGGCTGATGAGGGACTCCGGCGACGGCGCGGGCGACGACCAGGCCGACACCGGGACCAAGAACATCACCCGGGAGTCCGAGCTCGCCCTCGCCGCGAACGCCAACTCGATGCTGGAGCAGACCGAGCGCGCGCTGGAACGGCTGGAGTCGGGCACGTACGGCCTCTGCGAGAACTGCGGGCAGCCCATCGGCAAGGCGCGCATGCAGGCCTTCCCGCGGGCCACGCTGTGCGTGGACTGCAAGCAGAAGCAGGAGCGGCGGC is a window encoding:
- a CDS encoding TraR/DksA family transcriptional regulator encodes the protein MVAKKTAGSTAKKAVGKAAEKPAQESVTEVAAPDPEAGPVAGTAAGKKTAATRTSAAGTKAADAKKAAAGKAPAGKAAAVKKTAAKKATAKTAGAEGAAQAAHETGARKVVAKKSTGTARKTAAAATSGLPKARGAAGLAPGELAVRPGEDPWTPEEVAEARAELESEVLRLRAELQASDAAISGLMRDSGDGAGDDQADTGTKNITRESELALAANANSMLEQTERALERLESGTYGLCENCGQPIGKARMQAFPRATLCVDCKQKQERRH